The Henckelia pumila isolate YLH828 chromosome 2, ASM3356847v2, whole genome shotgun sequence genome includes a window with the following:
- the LOC140878946 gene encoding protein DETOXIFICATION 21-like: MASNTGEALSNEAVAKNQGNEDESLKNKTWNETKKIWIVAGPAIFTRCSTFGVIAISQAFIGHIGATELAAFALVITVLLRFANGLLLGMASGFQTLCGQAYGAKQYHMLGIFLQRSWVVLVLASVLMLPVFVFATPIFKVLGQDESIADMAGTLSQWFIPVIYSYIASFSCQMFLQAQSKNRIISYLAAFSLCVHFLLSWLLTVKYKFRIAGATISTILAYWIPNIGQLAFIFSGRCKETWKGFSMLAFKDLWPAIKLSLSAGAMLCVELWYTSVLILLIGKMKNAEVEIGAISICLNISGWEMMISFGFLAAASVRISNELGSGDPKAAKFSIAVIVVTSFCMGIIFLTVALVLRDRVGYMYTKSPQVAAEVARLSPLLAFSMLMNSVQPVLSGVAIGAGWQSSVAYVNIGSYYLVGIPFGVILGYVIKLQVKGVWMGMLTGTLIQTIILITLTCKTDWDEQVSVAQKRVNRWFVEAEG, translated from the exons ATGGCAAGCAACACTGGCGAAGCATTGTCTAATGAGGCAGTGGCAAAAAACCAAGGGAATGAGGATGAAAGTCTTAAAAATAAGACATGGAATGAAACCAAAAAAATATGGATTGTGGCTGGCCCTGCTATATTCACTCGATGCTCTACGTTCGGGGTGATCGCCATCAGCCAGGCGTTTATCGGACACATTGGTGCTACTGAGCTTGCTGCCTTCGCTCTGGTTATCACTGTACTTCTCAGATTTGCTAATGGATTGTTG TTAGGCATGGCTAGCGGATTCCAAACTTTATGCGGGCAAGCATATGGTGCTAAGCAGTATCACATGCTGGGGATATTCCTTCAACGATCATGGGTGGTTTTGGTTCTAGCATCAGTACTAATGCTGCCTGTTTTCGTTTTCGCCACACCGATTTTTAAAGTTTTGGGACAGGATGAAAGCATTGCGGACATGGCGGGAACCCTTTCGCAATGGTTCATTCCCGTCATATATTCCTACATCGCATCCTTTAGCTGTCAAATGTTCCTACAAGCACAGAGCAAGAACAGGATTATCTCTTATTTGGCCGCATTTTCGCTGTGCGTCCACTTTCTTCTCTCCTGGCTTTTGACTGTCAAATACAAGTTTAGGATTGCTGGTGCCACCATATCCACCATTTTGGCGTACTGGATCCCCAACATCGGTCAGCTGGCGTTCATATTCTCCGGACGGTGTAAAGAAACGTGGAAAGGCTTTTCGATGTTAGCTTTCAAAGATCTTTGGCCTGCAATCAAGCTTTCCCTGTCGGCTGGCGCCATGCTCTG CGTTGAACTCTGGTACACTTCTGTATTGATTCTCTTGATAGGGAAGATGAAAAATGCAGAGGTTGAAATCGGCGCAATATCCATATG CCTGAACATTAGCGGGTGGGAAATGATGATATCTTTTGGTTTCTTGGCTGCAGCGAG TGTTCGTATCTCGAACGAGCTTGGAAGTGGAGATCCAAAAGCTGCAAAGTTCTCGATTGCGGTGATAGTGGTAACGTCGTTTTGCATGGGGATCATTTTCCTCACAGTTGCTCTGGTGTTGAGGGATCGTGTAGGTTACATGTACACAAAAAGTCCTCAAGTGGCAGCTGAAGTGGCTCGCTTGTCTCCTCTTCTGGCTTTTTCCATGCTCATGAATAGTGTGCAGCCTGTTCTTTCTG GTGTTGCCATTGGCGCCGGATGGCAGAGCAGTGTTGCCTATGTTAACATAGGATCCTATTACCTTGTAGGCATCCCTTTTGGAGTCATTCTTGGTTATGTAATCAAACTACAAGTCAAG GGAGTTTGGATGGGAATGCTAACCGGCACACTCATTCAAACTATTATACTTATTACACTAACTTGTAAAACTGATTGGGATGAACAG GTATCGGTAGCTCAAAAGAGAGTTAACAGGTGGTTCGTGGAAGCTGAAGGGTAG